From one Dermacentor variabilis isolate Ectoservices chromosome 3, ASM5094787v1, whole genome shotgun sequence genomic stretch:
- the LOC142575273 gene encoding calcium-activated chloride channel regulator 1-like, which yields MIAKQPYLPQLRACTQTSPVFQNGPRFEVTAAVVAALVPEMRWCVCVALLLVVSYLCGSVVAQGDVVLRRNGYTGVTIALSPRISQGSLPDDFAHTVAELVEVASKKVYQELGPGRAFFREVTLLVPSSLSASNIVDSNRSGDDLKIAVSSRPSFSSSHFVIEPDKGALFGEHPYTLQYGSCGVQGLRTVLPFSSVVKINGEAMAAEWLRLRYGVFSEEPLPNDPLYSPDAAATKQGVLCETRSARRVILESGDFSGVNLRGESPYERAKLNIVQEAPLHLVVVWNVESSDLSTPTPYATTLIALRKFAQTLVPEHSMMALVAYSTSVFYADSRLIVMNTKEQRELFAKSYPTSRRVTSTLERAVVKALELLGANAQGWTGPQGSILLISHDEIRLEDLNAARKKLAGKQVRVHALLLSKSGVENNVEKLCSEYDGNVFLAQSYNKRALAYTQQTNAIAALAFSKTSYGETKAPIILKQKVIDPVQQGAETTEVFYVDSQGLMTLGVDIVFEQTDEASYYANYIVLHSPTDKVYDVDSPELTGQLFNVQQFKIQNASAGQWTLRIKPETSMPNPVKLEVWLQTSTIADPPVTITAWLSSEFSNVDPSKPFLIYAEVRKGSNPIRYVSVTATVVDPEGNMTEFRLVDNGAGIPDITAGDGIYSRYFTGFSKKGLYTLSVTAEGSDQSVIVGGAAWNEASTSPPAQCCGSQFPEEGSVSSGSFVRHFEYGSFFSIADRPQGDIYPPSRVTDLTGSRVGDRVTLEWTAPGNDYDHGTAKSYEIRFFESAADFAQLFETSGKRIENYDIDNLADSPKPFGEREKCAFNFNHGDGGGSYYFAIRANDNSNKGPVSNVVEVTFPAPTPPAVVPGGGGTPDAIVTSTENENDRNYARGGLTSLQLALAIVLPLLFLLILAIIVFLVVCFRRRGKRGKGSQEGSPPPPPTRARPIISSPIAQKGSATPEKEDKASPYATSLMNGSSISPINSYSADYLMDQYEYEKAKRAAQNGTQRTPSAPQRADLSSSSDAPSEDRSHRPEQVWTTPQGRDDLDDIGLPAVKPYVTELRPVQSPPHGPGSRRLPPDFSTVPRRQTFV from the coding sequence ATGATTGCTAAGCAACCTTATCTGCCGCAATTGCGGGCCTGCACACAGACAAGCCCGGTTTTCCAAAATGGACCCCGCTTCGAAGTAACGGCTGCCGTCGTCGCAGCATTGGTTCCGGAAATGCGCTGGTGTGTTTGCGTTGCGCTGCTGCTCGTCGTCTCGTACTTGTGTGGTTCTGTGGTGGCCCAAGGTGACGTCGTACTTCGTCGCAATGGTTACACGGGCGTCACCATTGCTCTCTCACCGCGGATATCGCAAGGAAGTCTGCCTGACGACTTTGCGCACACCGTCGCCGAGCTCGTCGAGGTCGCATCGAAGAAAGTGTACCAAGAACTGGGTCCAGGTCGTGCCTTTTTCCGAGAGGTCACCCTGCTCGTTCCCAGTTCACTCAGTGCTTCGAacatcgtcgacagcaaccgcagCGGTGACGACCTTAAAATCGCGGTGAGCTCCAGGCCCAGCTTCAGCTCCTCGCACTTCGTGATCGAGCCCGACAAAGGCGCCCTTTTCGGTGAGCACCCGTACACCCTCCAGTATGGCTCGTGCGGTGTCCAAGGCCTGCGAACAGTGCTGCCTTTCTCCTCTGTCGTCAAGATCAACGGCGAAGCAATGGCCGCGGAATGGCTCCGTCTCAGGTACGGCGTCTTCAGCGAAGAGCCTCTGCCAAATGACCCTCTGTACTCGCCAGACGCGGCCGCCACGAAGCAGGGCGTTCTCTGCGAAACGCGAAGCGCTCGGCGCGTGATTCTCGAGTCTGGCGATTTTAGTGGCGTCAATCTTAGGGGCGAGTCTCCGTACGAGCGCGCCAAGTTGAATATCGTCCAAGAGGCTCCGCTGCACCTCGTCGTCGTCTGGAATGTCGAATCGAGCGACCTGTCCACTCCCACGCCGTACGCGACGACACTCATTGCGCTCAGGAAGTTTGCTCAGACACTGGTCCCCGAGCACTCGATGATGGCGTTGGTGGCCTACAGTACGAGCGTGTTTTATGCCGACAGCAGGCTCATTGTCATGAATACCAAGGAACAGAGAGAACTGTTCGCCAAAAGCTATCCGACATCTCGCCGTGTCACTTCAACTCTTGAGCGGGCAGTCGTCAAGGCTCTGGAACTGCTGGGCGCAAACGCACAAGGATGGACGGGACCACAGGGCTCTATTCTTTTAATATCTCACGACGAAATTCGTTTAGAAGACCTCAACGCTGCCAGGAAAAAGTTAGCTGGTAAACAAGTTAGGGTTCACGCTCTGCTTCTTTCTAAAAGCGGCGTTGAAAACAATGTTGAAAAGCTCTGCTCCGAATACGACGGCAATGTGTTTTTAGCCCAGTCTTACAACAAAAGAGCGCTGGCTTACACGCAGCAGACGAATGCAATCGCTGCGCTGGCATTCAGCAAAACGTCTTACGGGGAGACTAAGGCTCCGATAATCTTGAAACAGAAAGTAATAGACCCAGTTCAACAAGGTGCGGAAACCACTGAGGTATTTTATGTTGACTCGCAAGGCTTGATGACGCTCGGAGTGGACATCGTATTCGAGCAGACAGATGAGGCGTCTTATTATGCAAACTACATTGTACTCCATTCACCGACAGATAAAGTTTATGATGTAGACAGCCCAGAACTGACAGGTCAGCTTTTTAATGTTCAGCAATTCAAGATACAGAACGCTTCTGCCGGACAGTGGACGCTGCGGATTAAGCCTGAGACGTCTATGCCCAATCCAGTGAAGCTTGAAGTTTGGCTTCAGACGTCTACGATTGCCGATCCGCCAGTTACGATCACTGCCTGGCTTAGCTCCGAATTTTCGAATGTAGACCCTTCGAAGCCGTTTCTTATCTACGCCGAAGTTCGGAAAGGCTCAAACCCTATTCGCTACGTTAGCGTCACTGCAACAGTGGTCGATCCAGAGGGAAACATGACTGAATTTCGTCTTGTGGACAACGGGGCCGGGATACCCGACATCACCGCCGGAGATGGAATCTATAGCCGATACTTCACTGGATTTTCGAAGAAGGGCCTCTATACCTTGTCAGTGACTGCCGAAGGGTCCGATCAAAGCGTCATAGTTGGTGGCGCCGCGTGGAACGAAGCGTCGACATCACCGCCAGCTCAATGCTGTGGAAGTCAGTTTCCCGAAGAAGGGTCAGTGTCGTCAGGATCGTTCGTGCGTCATTTCGAATACGGGTCGTTTTTCAGCATCGCCGACAGGCCTCAAGGTGACATATACCCACCAAGTCGCGTCACCGACCTCACTGGGAGCCGCGTCGGCGATCGTGTCACACTCGAATGGACTGCACCTGGAAACGACTACGATCACGGTACGGCAAAGAGCTACGAAATCAGATTTTTCGAAAGCGCCGCCGACTTCGCGCAGCTATTTGAAACGTCCGGAAAAAGAATCGAGAACTACGACATCGACAATCTTGCTGACTCGCCGAAACCCTTCGGCGAACGCGAAAAGTGCGCGTTTAATTTCAACCACGGTGATGGCGGTGGGAGCTACTACTTCGCCATCCGGGCGAATGACAATTCGAACAAGGGTCCCGTGTCCAATGTGGTGGAAGTGACTTTCCCTGCGCCTACACCTCCCGCGGTTGTTCCAGGAGGAGGGGGCACGCCAGACGCAATCGTAACCAGTACGGAGAACGAGAACGACCGCAATTACGCGAGGGGTGGTTTGACGTCCCTTCAACTTGCCTTAGCCATCGTGCTTCCGCTGCTGTTTCTGTTGATTCTGGCCATCATCGTCTTTCTGGTTGTGTGCTTCCGGAGAAGAGGCAAACGAGGCAAGGGCTCGCAAGAAGgttcgccgccgccaccgcccaCGAGGGCGCGGCCCATCATCTCTTCTCCCATCGCACAGAAGGGCTCGGCGACTCCCGAGAAAGAGGACAAAGCGAGCCCGTACGCGACGTCGCTTATGAACGGCAGCAGCATCAGCCCCATTAACTCCTACTCGGCAGATTACCTCATGGACCAATATGAATACGAGAAAGCCAAGAGGGCGGCACAAAATGGAACCCAGAGGACGCCGTCCGCGCCGCAGCGCGCTGATCTGTCCTCCTCTTCAGATGCACCCTCGGAAGATCGATCTCATCGTCCGGAACAGGTATGGACGACGCCGCAGGGCAGGGACGATCTGGACGACATCGGCCTGCCGGCCGTAAAGCCGTACGTGACCGAACTGAGGCCCGTGCAGAGCCCGCCACATGGCCCAGGATCACGTCGCTTGCCTCCAGACTTCTCGACTGTGCCCAGGAGACAAACGTTTGTGTAA